Proteins encoded within one genomic window of Parolsenella massiliensis:
- a CDS encoding YhgE/Pip domain-containing protein has product MRTAFKIFKRDLKRILANPVAIVIAIGVAIIPSLYAWFNILANWDPYENTSTVPIAVVIEDEGAQIGDMGEINAGDMIEEQLKENTQLGWTFVDDEQQALDGVSAGTYYAAFVVPKDFTATLGGVLDGKTDQAHIAYYVNEKVNAISPKVTDTGSTTLETQIANQFVEVAASTIVEKVQGLSGRVLDGADDAVASATQDLTDVQTLLSDLADDLDDTQGLIASARDTVSSARGTLSQIKGTSTSLSSALSTSMGTLSQTRTQAQQLGAQLSSALGTSISTVSGISSRANYDIGLITGDIGWAQGQLDGAISQADALNTNTFATVRAALVDVRSKVNAAVPDGTPGKDESLAAIDSAISSLDGLSAQTSGQIEHLKGVSSNIKGANDSVRNLSTSVNDAVQSSAQTLSGMQGTLATTTLPALSNSLDAFADAGGQLVGLTGALSPMLDQADGTLAQLDTVLSQSSDAVSKTSGSLRDAASGVGGLATDVSAIQSAETFSLLKDALDLDADQVGQFMGSPVDMVSQAIYPVENYGSGVAPFYTNLALWVGGFVLVAIYKLEVDEEGVGKFKPWQGFFGRWLLMNLLGQLQAIICCVGDIMLGIQCLNPVAFVFAGMVESFVYVFFIYAISVAFKHIGKAIAVLLVILQIPGASGTYPIEMMPNFFKAVHPWLPFTYGINAMREAIAGFYGSYYLDNILMLLVFLIPALLIGVTARRHLLNINALFDRRLGDTDLMITERTGMEGAHFRLSTIVKLLMNSGEYKTVFTERAAKFELMYPTLIRRGFAALIWVPLVLLALLFLVPHKFAALMVWIASLVIICTFLIVVEYLHSRVIEKTTLADMSRDELYDLLDDELRQEFMAFAPIDKMRLDHSGLAGLGTNASTDGKEDTSTDDKPEKGGEA; this is encoded by the coding sequence GTGAGAACAGCGTTCAAGATCTTCAAGCGCGACCTCAAGCGAATACTGGCGAACCCCGTCGCCATCGTCATCGCCATCGGCGTGGCGATCATCCCCTCCCTCTACGCGTGGTTCAACATCCTCGCGAACTGGGACCCCTACGAGAACACGAGCACGGTGCCCATCGCCGTCGTGATCGAGGACGAGGGCGCCCAGATCGGCGACATGGGCGAGATAAACGCCGGTGACATGATCGAGGAGCAGCTCAAGGAGAACACCCAGCTTGGCTGGACGTTCGTCGACGACGAGCAGCAGGCCCTCGACGGCGTGAGCGCCGGCACCTACTATGCCGCCTTCGTGGTGCCCAAGGACTTCACGGCAACGCTTGGCGGCGTGCTCGACGGCAAGACCGACCAGGCCCACATCGCCTACTACGTGAACGAGAAGGTCAACGCCATCTCGCCCAAGGTGACCGACACCGGCTCCACCACGCTCGAGACGCAGATCGCCAACCAGTTCGTTGAGGTCGCCGCCTCCACGATCGTCGAGAAAGTCCAGGGCCTGTCGGGACGCGTGCTCGACGGGGCAGACGACGCCGTGGCAAGCGCCACGCAGGACCTCACGGACGTCCAGACGCTGCTTTCCGACCTGGCAGACGACCTCGACGACACGCAGGGGCTCATCGCCAGCGCCCGCGACACCGTCTCGAGCGCCCGCGGCACGCTCTCCCAAATCAAGGGCACCTCCACGTCCCTCTCGAGCGCGCTGTCCACGTCCATGGGCACGCTCTCCCAGACGCGCACGCAGGCCCAGCAGCTCGGCGCCCAGCTATCGAGCGCCCTTGGCACGTCCATCTCCACCGTCTCGGGCATCTCGAGCCGCGCCAACTACGACATCGGCCTCATCACCGGCGACATCGGCTGGGCCCAGGGCCAGCTCGACGGCGCCATCTCGCAGGCAGACGCCCTCAACACCAACACGTTCGCAACCGTGCGCGCCGCCCTTGTCGACGTCCGCAGCAAGGTGAACGCCGCCGTCCCCGACGGCACGCCCGGCAAGGACGAGTCGCTTGCCGCCATCGACTCGGCCATCTCCTCGCTCGACGGCCTGAGCGCCCAGACGTCTGGCCAGATCGAGCACCTCAAGGGCGTCTCCAGCAACATCAAGGGTGCCAACGACTCGGTGCGCAACCTCTCCACCAGCGTGAACGACGCCGTTCAGTCGAGCGCCCAGACCCTCTCCGGCATGCAGGGCACGCTTGCCACCACCACCCTGCCGGCCCTCTCGAACTCGCTTGACGCCTTCGCAGACGCCGGCGGCCAGCTCGTGGGCCTCACCGGCGCGCTCTCCCCCATGCTCGACCAGGCAGACGGCACGCTCGCCCAGCTCGACACCGTGCTCTCCCAGAGCTCAGACGCCGTCTCCAAGACGTCGGGCTCGCTGAGAGACGCCGCCTCGGGCGTCGGCGGCCTTGCCACAGACGTCTCCGCCATCCAGAGCGCCGAGACGTTCTCGCTGCTCAAGGACGCGCTTGACCTCGACGCCGACCAGGTGGGCCAGTTCATGGGCTCGCCCGTGGACATGGTGTCGCAGGCCATCTACCCCGTGGAGAACTACGGCAGCGGCGTTGCCCCCTTCTACACGAACCTCGCCCTGTGGGTGGGCGGCTTCGTCCTCGTGGCCATCTACAAGCTCGAGGTGGACGAGGAGGGCGTCGGCAAGTTCAAGCCGTGGCAGGGTTTCTTTGGCCGCTGGCTGCTCATGAACCTGCTCGGCCAGCTCCAGGCCATCATCTGCTGCGTGGGTGACATCATGCTGGGAATCCAGTGCCTGAACCCGGTGGCCTTCGTCTTCGCCGGCATGGTCGAGAGCTTCGTGTATGTGTTCTTCATCTACGCGATCTCGGTGGCGTTCAAGCACATCGGCAAGGCCATCGCCGTGCTGCTCGTCATCCTGCAGATCCCGGGCGCCTCGGGCACCTACCCCATCGAGATGATGCCGAACTTCTTCAAGGCCGTGCACCCATGGCTGCCGTTCACCTACGGCATCAACGCCATGCGCGAGGCCATCGCCGGCTTCTACGGCAGCTACTACCTGGATAACATCCTCATGCTGCTCGTATTCCTCATCCCGGCGCTGCTCATCGGCGTCACGGCCAGGCGCCACCTGCTCAACATCAACGCGCTGTTCGACCGCAGGCTCGGCGACACGGACCTCATGATCACCGAGCGCACGGGCATGGAGGGCGCGCACTTCCGCCTGTCCACTATCGTGAAGCTCCTCATGAACTCCGGCGAGTACAAGACCGTGTTCACCGAGCGCGCCGCCAAGTTCGAGCTCATGTACCCCACGCTCATCAGGCGCGGGTTCGCGGCCCTCATCTGGGTGCCCCTCGTGCTTCTCGCGCTGCTGTTCCTGGTGCCGCACAAGTTCGCCGCGCTCATGGTGTGGATCGCCTCGCTCGTCATCATCTGCACGTTCCTCATCGTGGTCGAGTACCTGCACTCGCGCGTGATCGAGAAGACCACGCTCGCCGACATGAGCCGAGACGAGCTCTACGACCTGCTCGACGACGAGCTGCGCCAGGAGTTCATGGCCTTCGCCCCCATCGACAAGATGCGCCTCGACCACTCGGGGCTCGCAGGTCTCGGCACGAACGCATCCACTGACGGCAAGGAAGACACATCCACGGACGACAAGCCCGAGAAGGGAGGCGAGGCATAG
- the metK gene encoding methionine adenosyltransferase encodes MAESQANQESYYFTSESVTEGHPDKVCDQISDAVLDAILEKEARLQAEGYVAPNGQPANVDNVRCACETFATTGTIVVAGEIRTQAYVDVQDIARKTLKRIGYDRAKYGFDCETCGVISMIHGQSPDIAQGVDESYDTQAGRTEDPLDKIGAGDQGMMFGYASDETDVLMPMPIYLAQSLAKRLADVRKSGELPYLRPDGKTQVTVRYEGDRPVEVSAVVVSTQHDPEIEDMGLIKADVTEHVIAPVLDAANIPWKDADIYVNPTGRFVVGGPMGDTGLTGRKIIVDTYGGMGRHGGGAFSGKDCTKVDRSAAYAARWVAKNIVAAGLAHKCEVQLAYAIGVSHPLSVLVDTKGTGAVSDRVIETAVKRVFDLRPGAIIRDLDLRRPIFEKTAAYGHFGRKDPDFTWEATNRTDELKAAVAELA; translated from the coding sequence ATGGCAGAGAGCCAGGCCAACCAGGAGAGCTACTACTTCACGAGCGAGTCGGTGACCGAGGGACACCCCGACAAGGTCTGCGACCAGATCAGCGACGCCGTGCTCGACGCGATCCTGGAGAAGGAGGCGCGCCTGCAGGCCGAGGGCTACGTGGCCCCCAACGGCCAGCCCGCCAACGTGGACAACGTGCGTTGCGCCTGCGAGACGTTCGCAACTACGGGCACGATCGTCGTGGCCGGCGAGATTCGCACCCAGGCCTACGTGGACGTGCAGGACATCGCCCGCAAGACCCTGAAGCGCATCGGCTACGACCGCGCCAAGTACGGCTTCGACTGCGAGACGTGCGGCGTCATCTCCATGATCCACGGCCAGAGCCCCGACATCGCCCAGGGCGTGGACGAGTCCTACGACACCCAGGCCGGCCGCACCGAGGACCCGCTCGACAAGATCGGCGCCGGCGACCAGGGCATGATGTTCGGCTATGCGTCCGACGAGACCGACGTGCTCATGCCCATGCCCATCTATCTGGCTCAGAGCCTTGCCAAGAGGCTTGCGGACGTCCGCAAGTCCGGGGAGCTTCCCTACCTGCGCCCCGACGGCAAGACCCAGGTCACGGTGCGCTACGAGGGCGACCGCCCCGTCGAGGTCTCGGCCGTCGTGGTGTCCACGCAGCACGACCCCGAGATCGAGGACATGGGCCTCATCAAGGCGGACGTCACCGAGCACGTCATCGCCCCGGTTCTTGACGCGGCGAACATCCCCTGGAAGGATGCCGACATCTACGTGAACCCCACGGGCCGCTTCGTCGTGGGTGGCCCCATGGGCGACACGGGCCTCACCGGCCGCAAGATCATCGTGGACACCTACGGCGGCATGGGCCGTCACGGCGGCGGCGCCTTCTCCGGAAAGGACTGCACGAAGGTGGACCGCTCGGCTGCCTACGCCGCGCGCTGGGTTGCCAAGAACATCGTGGCCGCAGGCCTTGCGCACAAGTGCGAGGTGCAGCTCGCCTACGCCATCGGCGTCTCGCACCCGCTCTCCGTCCTTGTGGACACGAAGGGCACGGGCGCGGTGAGCGATCGCGTCATCGAGACTGCCGTCAAGCGCGTGTTCGACCTGCGCCCGGGCGCCATCATCCGCGACCTCGACCTGCGTCGCCCCATCTTCGAAAAGACGGCCGCCTACGGCCACTTTGGCCGCAAGGACCCCGACTTCACCTGGGAGGCCACGAACCGCACCGACGAGCTCAAGGCCGCGGTGGCCGAGCTCGCCTAA
- the priA gene encoding primosomal protein N', giving the protein MRYAKVVPDIPTRAIDGCFDYAIPDELADACAVGCTVLVSFAHRAVVGYVVDVADELAEGVNPLRVLPVERVLAEPAFDRAGACLAQWMGREYAAPTSVCLRLMLAPGQTTRVSRDEAGEWRLVVDRTKAVDDRWASLTVAGRGFVPRRNASRQRQVVEALAAGPMRIAELSAMVPGAGSVVTALAKRGLVSVEHRRRIRGGQEASTLSSAAAPRPAHLTEGQVEALDAIARATDAGVGDVVLVDGVTGSGKTEVYLDAIERVREQGKGAIVLVPEISLTAQTVGRFRSRFGDDVAILHSRLSTGERFDQWDLARSGQVHVVVGARSALFAPLANVGLIIVDEEHEGSYKQDQAPRYHAREAAAELARLRGAALVLGSATPSLESLERCRAGSWRGARWCRVRMPERPGISQLPSVRIVDMRSTFSPKGGSVFSSPLREALLDRAEKREKSVLLLNRRGFASFLMCRECGCVPTCPHCSTALTYHERTHSLACHTCGSVWPVRAYPDPSTKCPNCGSRYLAQYGVGTQRVEDELRMLLPEDVDVIRMDADTTATKGAHTRLLEQFDASECAVLVGTQMIAKGLDFPEVTLVGVVNADTTLKLPDFRAGERTYHLLEQVAGRAGRGERPGEVIIQTYWATHPSITAVATHDRASFTSYELEQRDEAYYPPYSRLANVSLAGLSERAVRERASALAAEIRLRVEGLSGEWEVLGPAECVRAKVKDRCRRHIVVKAPPEAELGPLLDASARALPACRGVTLAIDVDAYDML; this is encoded by the coding sequence ATGAGATACGCAAAGGTCGTTCCCGACATACCCACCCGTGCCATCGACGGGTGCTTTGACTACGCCATCCCCGACGAGCTTGCGGATGCGTGCGCCGTTGGCTGCACCGTGCTCGTGAGCTTTGCGCACCGTGCGGTCGTGGGATATGTGGTGGATGTCGCAGACGAGCTCGCCGAGGGCGTGAACCCCCTGCGCGTGCTGCCCGTGGAACGCGTGCTTGCGGAGCCCGCCTTCGACCGTGCCGGAGCGTGCCTCGCCCAATGGATGGGCCGGGAGTATGCGGCGCCCACGTCCGTGTGCCTGCGCCTCATGCTGGCGCCTGGCCAGACCACCCGCGTCTCGCGTGACGAGGCGGGCGAGTGGCGGCTCGTCGTTGATCGCACGAAGGCCGTTGACGACCGCTGGGCATCCCTCACGGTCGCGGGACGCGGCTTCGTGCCCCGCCGCAACGCGAGCCGCCAGCGCCAGGTCGTGGAGGCGCTCGCGGCAGGCCCCATGCGCATCGCCGAGCTCTCCGCCATGGTGCCCGGGGCCGGCAGCGTCGTCACCGCGCTCGCGAAGCGCGGGCTCGTCTCGGTCGAGCATCGCCGCCGCATCCGCGGGGGGCAGGAGGCCTCCACGCTCTCGAGCGCCGCCGCGCCGCGTCCAGCGCACCTCACGGAAGGTCAGGTCGAGGCGCTCGACGCCATCGCGCGGGCCACGGACGCCGGCGTCGGTGACGTGGTGCTCGTCGACGGCGTCACGGGCTCGGGCAAGACCGAGGTGTACCTGGACGCCATCGAGCGCGTCCGCGAGCAGGGAAAGGGCGCCATCGTCCTCGTGCCAGAGATCTCGCTCACGGCCCAGACCGTGGGGCGCTTTCGCAGCCGCTTCGGCGATGACGTCGCCATCCTGCACTCGCGCCTGTCCACCGGCGAGCGCTTCGACCAGTGGGACCTTGCCAGAAGCGGGCAGGTCCACGTGGTGGTGGGCGCGCGCTCGGCGCTGTTCGCCCCGCTTGCCAACGTGGGCCTCATCATCGTGGACGAGGAGCACGAGGGCTCCTACAAGCAGGACCAGGCGCCGCGCTACCACGCACGCGAGGCCGCGGCCGAGCTCGCCCGCCTGCGCGGGGCGGCGCTTGTACTTGGCAGCGCCACGCCCTCGCTCGAGAGCCTCGAGCGCTGCCGCGCGGGCAGCTGGCGCGGGGCCCGTTGGTGCCGCGTGCGCATGCCCGAGCGCCCCGGCATCTCCCAGCTGCCGTCCGTCCGCATCGTGGACATGCGCTCGACGTTTAGCCCCAAGGGTGGCTCGGTGTTCTCCTCGCCCCTGAGAGAAGCCCTGCTCGACCGTGCCGAGAAGCGCGAGAAGTCGGTGCTTCTGCTCAACCGCCGCGGGTTTGCGAGCTTCCTCATGTGCCGTGAGTGCGGCTGCGTGCCCACGTGCCCGCACTGCTCCACGGCGCTCACCTACCACGAGCGCACGCACAGCCTGGCCTGCCACACCTGTGGCAGCGTCTGGCCGGTGCGCGCCTATCCGGACCCCTCCACGAAGTGCCCCAACTGCGGCAGCCGCTACCTGGCCCAATATGGCGTGGGCACGCAGCGAGTCGAGGACGAGCTGCGGATGCTTCTGCCCGAGGACGTCGACGTCATTCGCATGGACGCGGACACTACGGCCACGAAGGGCGCGCACACGCGTCTGCTCGAGCAGTTCGATGCCAGCGAGTGCGCCGTGCTCGTGGGCACGCAGATGATCGCGAAGGGCCTCGACTTTCCCGAGGTCACGCTCGTGGGCGTCGTGAACGCCGACACCACGCTGAAGCTCCCGGACTTTCGAGCCGGCGAGCGCACGTACCACCTGCTCGAGCAGGTGGCGGGCCGTGCCGGCAGGGGAGAGCGTCCCGGCGAGGTCATCATCCAGACCTACTGGGCCACCCACCCATCCATAACGGCCGTGGCCACGCACGACCGCGCCTCGTTCACCAGCTACGAGCTCGAGCAACGAGACGAGGCGTACTACCCGCCCTACTCGAGGCTCGCCAACGTCTCGCTCGCCGGGCTCTCCGAGCGCGCGGTCCGCGAGCGTGCGAGCGCGCTTGCGGCCGAGATTCGCTTGCGCGTGGAGGGCCTTTCGGGCGAGTGGGAGGTGCTGGGCCCTGCCGAGTGCGTGCGTGCCAAGGTGAAGGATCGCTGCCGCCGCCACATCGTGGTGAAGGCCCCGCCCGAGGCGGAGCTGGGGCCGCTGCTGGACGCGTCTGCCCGGGCGCTCCCGGCCTGCCGCGGCGTCACGCTCGCCATCGACGTGGACGCCTACGACATGCTCTAG
- the def gene encoding peptide deformylase has product MSAKKDILLTPDPRLSQVCEPVKEINADICKLAKRMLKDMYESDGCGLAAPQIGEMIRMVVVDCDYTDERGSENPYVLINPKIVKADGPMRSFSEGCLSFPGISVDIERPSHVIVHATNLDGDLMQYEAEGNLLAVCLQHEIDHLDGVTMVDHLPPLKRAQKLQECEQAIASGARPGETTTD; this is encoded by the coding sequence ATGAGCGCCAAGAAGGACATCCTGCTTACTCCGGACCCACGCCTGTCTCAGGTCTGCGAGCCCGTGAAGGAGATCAACGCCGACATCTGCAAGCTCGCCAAGCGCATGCTCAAAGACATGTACGAGTCCGATGGCTGCGGCCTTGCGGCGCCCCAGATCGGCGAGATGATCCGCATGGTGGTCGTGGACTGCGACTACACCGACGAGCGCGGCAGTGAGAACCCCTACGTGCTCATCAACCCCAAGATTGTGAAGGCAGACGGCCCGATGCGCTCGTTCTCCGAGGGCTGCCTGTCGTTCCCGGGCATCTCCGTTGACATCGAGCGCCCGAGCCACGTCATCGTCCACGCCACGAACCTCGACGGCGACCTCATGCAGTACGAGGCCGAGGGCAACCTTCTGGCCGTGTGCCTTCAGCACGAGATCGACCATCTCGACGGCGTCACGATGGTGGACCACCTGCCCCCGCTCAAGCGCGCCCAGAAGCTGCAGGAGTGCGAGCAGGCCATCGCCTCCGGCGCCCGTCCCGGCGAGACCACGACCGACTAG
- the fmt gene encoding methionyl-tRNA formyltransferase, with protein sequence MRIVFMGTPEFACPSLRALSEVHDVCRVVTRPDAVRGRGKRLEPSPVKALAQELGLPVMETSRMTPEVMDELRSCEAALCVVAAYGCILPDELLEMFPLGCINVHASLLPRWRGAAPIQRAVLAGDERAGASIMRVVHELDAGAYCSQVSTPVAGKTSSELLDELGCLGAKALVEAIEQIEDGTVAWVEQDESQVTYAHKIEKAEMRLDPADGALANVRRVNASTDAAPARCEVAGKGVRVTRACVGSEAVAAGEVLVSRGRVLLGCADGSLEVMDVKPDGKREMQACAWAAGLRGENLTWGRV encoded by the coding sequence ATGCGCATCGTCTTCATGGGAACGCCCGAGTTCGCCTGCCCGTCGCTTCGCGCCCTGAGCGAGGTGCATGACGTCTGCCGCGTGGTCACGCGCCCCGACGCCGTTAGGGGACGAGGAAAGCGCCTCGAGCCGAGCCCCGTGAAGGCGCTCGCCCAGGAGCTTGGCCTTCCGGTCATGGAGACCAGCCGCATGACGCCCGAGGTCATGGACGAGCTTCGCTCGTGCGAGGCCGCCCTGTGCGTCGTTGCCGCCTACGGCTGCATCCTGCCAGACGAGCTGCTCGAGATGTTCCCGCTCGGCTGCATCAACGTGCACGCGTCGCTTCTGCCCAGATGGCGAGGGGCCGCCCCCATCCAGCGCGCGGTGCTTGCCGGTGACGAGCGTGCCGGCGCCTCCATCATGCGCGTGGTCCACGAGCTCGATGCGGGCGCCTACTGCTCCCAGGTGTCGACGCCGGTCGCGGGCAAGACGTCCTCCGAGCTTCTCGATGAGCTCGGCTGCCTTGGTGCCAAGGCCCTCGTCGAGGCCATCGAGCAGATCGAGGACGGCACGGTTGCGTGGGTCGAGCAGGACGAGAGCCAGGTGACCTACGCCCACAAGATCGAGAAGGCCGAGATGCGCCTTGACCCGGCAGACGGGGCGCTCGCCAACGTTCGCCGCGTCAACGCGAGCACGGACGCCGCGCCCGCGCGCTGCGAGGTCGCCGGCAAGGGCGTGCGCGTGACGCGCGCCTGCGTTGGCTCCGAGGCGGTGGCGGCGGGCGAGGTGCTCGTTTCGCGTGGCCGCGTCCTTCTGGGATGCGCTGACGGCTCGCTCGAGGTCATGGACGTCAAGCCCGATGGCAAGCGCGAGATGCAGGCCTGCGCCTGGGCCGCCGGCCTTCGTGGCGAGAACCTCACTTGGGGGCGAGTGTAG
- a CDS encoding RsmB/NOP family class I SAM-dependent RNA methyltransferase — MAVASPARTTAVRVLSSQRRRGARARDLMRGAREMDMLGRKARSLATRLILGVNVASGELDRRIDAFVTHASSLQPRVRDALRLAAFEILYLETPRQVAVSQGVELVRGVQPRAARMANAVLRRIAELRDEVDGAREAVAAASRGEREDVSACELSVASGYSEWLAARFLAELGLRRAAAMCACALDPAPVYVARGRSGVSADRVYSRLGEIGANPEPTGLPDSWRLSSGASLAGSGLVSSCDVAVADLSAQLVCRVAAPCTGRVLEVGQGRGTKSLLLARAMEELGAEPCVCGCELVASKVRQSAARMERAGLSCSVSCVEFDGTRLAEQDELPEALSGSFESVLVDAPCSGVGTMRRHPEIAWALDESALSGGPETLASLQLSLLRAASARVASGGSLVYATCSVLSCENEDVVDAFLASEEGSGFELAGVLDAPGVASLPDEGRALVFPWVDERGMFQSVPAADGPDGHFCARLVRVS, encoded by the coding sequence ATGGCCGTCGCCAGTCCCGCCCGCACGACCGCGGTTCGCGTCCTGAGCTCCCAGCGCCGCCGTGGCGCCCGTGCCCGTGACCTCATGCGGGGCGCTCGCGAGATGGACATGCTTGGGCGCAAGGCTCGCTCGCTGGCCACGAGGCTCATCCTCGGGGTCAACGTGGCGTCTGGCGAGCTCGACCGCAGGATCGATGCCTTCGTCACCCATGCCTCGTCGCTGCAGCCGCGCGTTCGAGACGCGCTGAGGCTTGCCGCCTTCGAGATCCTCTACCTCGAGACGCCGCGCCAGGTGGCCGTGAGCCAGGGCGTCGAGCTCGTGAGGGGCGTGCAGCCGCGTGCCGCACGCATGGCAAACGCCGTGCTCAGGCGCATCGCAGAGCTTCGAGACGAGGTCGATGGCGCCCGCGAGGCGGTGGCTGCCGCATCCCGTGGCGAGCGCGAGGACGTCTCGGCCTGCGAGCTTTCCGTGGCCTCCGGCTATTCCGAGTGGCTCGCCGCGCGCTTTCTGGCGGAGCTTGGCCTGCGACGCGCCGCCGCTATGTGCGCCTGCGCGCTCGACCCTGCGCCCGTCTACGTTGCTCGCGGCCGCTCTGGCGTCTCGGCTGACCGGGTCTACTCCCGTCTTGGTGAGATTGGCGCCAACCCTGAGCCTACGGGGCTCCCCGACAGCTGGCGGCTCTCCTCGGGCGCTTCGCTTGCCGGAAGCGGGCTTGTGAGCTCGTGTGACGTTGCCGTGGCAGACCTCTCCGCGCAACTCGTCTGCCGCGTGGCAGCGCCCTGCACCGGTCGCGTCCTCGAGGTGGGGCAGGGACGTGGCACCAAGTCCCTGCTGCTGGCCCGTGCCATGGAGGAGCTGGGAGCCGAGCCGTGCGTCTGCGGATGCGAGCTTGTGGCGTCCAAGGTGCGCCAGTCTGCCGCGCGCATGGAGCGCGCCGGGCTCTCCTGCTCCGTGAGCTGCGTGGAGTTTGACGGCACGCGCCTGGCCGAGCAAGACGAGCTTCCCGAGGCGCTTTCGGGCTCGTTCGAGTCTGTGCTCGTTGACGCCCCGTGCTCCGGCGTGGGCACGATGCGCCGCCATCCCGAGATTGCCTGGGCACTCGATGAGTCCGCTCTCTCGGGCGGCCCCGAGACGCTCGCGTCCCTGCAGCTTTCCCTGCTGCGCGCGGCAAGCGCACGCGTGGCCTCGGGCGGCTCTCTGGTCTATGCCACCTGCTCTGTCCTCTCGTGCGAGAACGAGGACGTGGTCGATGCCTTTCTCGCAAGCGAGGAGGGGAGTGGCTTTGAGCTCGCGGGCGTGCTGGATGCCCCGGGCGTGGCTTCCCTGCCTGACGAGGGGCGCGCACTCGTCTTTCCCTGGGTGGACGAGCGCGGCATGTTCCAGTCCGTGCCTGCGGCAGACGGCCCTGATGGCCACTTCTGCGCACGCCTCGTGCGCGTGAGCTGA
- a CDS encoding FmdB family zinc ribbon protein: MARYDYRCTGCGNVFEVEHPMSEHPAITCPACGKPAERVFSASGISFKGSGFYNTDQRGGSSSTEGTSGCSGCSGHDCASCGN, encoded by the coding sequence ATGGCTCGTTATGACTACCGATGCACCGGCTGCGGAAACGTGTTCGAAGTCGAGCACCCCATGTCCGAGCACCCGGCCATCACGTGCCCCGCGTGCGGCAAGCCGGCAGAGCGCGTCTTCTCGGCCTCGGGCATCTCGTTCAAGGGCTCGGGCTTCTACAACACCGACCAGCGCGGCGGCAGCTCCTCCACCGAGGGCACGAGCGGCTGCTCGGGCTGCAGCGGCCACGACTGCGCGAGCTGCGGAAACTAG
- a CDS encoding HAD family phosphatase encodes MSKISGAIFDCDGTLLDSMPMWLGMFTELFSTYGRQATGEDLAKVEAMTIPATCEYLHSELGMGGSAQEIFDHVERIVTYNYEHKVHEMPGARAMLESLREADVPMVVASSSPTAFVREALASHGMLDYFSDILCTADVRDGRDKDFPDVYLEALERLGAPLEETWVFEDAPFAVRSARRVGLHVVGIYNDHDGRDENFIRSWADIFTNNYDNVSLAAIEAFDDATRRPNPEEA; translated from the coding sequence ATGTCCAAGATCTCCGGTGCCATCTTCGACTGCGATGGCACACTTCTCGACTCCATGCCCATGTGGCTTGGCATGTTCACCGAGCTCTTCAGTACGTATGGGCGCCAGGCCACGGGCGAGGACCTCGCCAAGGTGGAGGCCATGACCATCCCGGCCACGTGCGAGTACCTCCACAGCGAGCTTGGCATGGGTGGCAGCGCGCAGGAGATCTTCGACCACGTCGAGCGCATCGTGACGTACAACTACGAGCACAAGGTGCACGAGATGCCCGGCGCCCGCGCCATGCTCGAGAGCCTGCGAGAGGCTGACGTCCCCATGGTGGTCGCGAGCTCGAGCCCCACCGCGTTCGTGCGCGAGGCGCTCGCCAGCCACGGCATGCTCGACTATTTCTCTGACATCCTGTGCACGGCAGATGTCCGAGACGGGCGCGACAAGGACTTCCCCGACGTCTACCTCGAGGCCCTCGAGCGTCTGGGCGCGCCGCTTGAGGAGACGTGGGTGTTCGAGGACGCACCGTTTGCCGTGCGCTCCGCGCGCCGCGTGGGCCTGCACGTCGTGGGCATCTACAACGACCACGACGGCCGCGACGAGAACTTCATCCGCTCGTGGGCAGACATCTTCACGAACAACTATGACAACGTCTCGCTTGCGGCCATCGAGGCGTTCGACGACGCCACTCGTCGCCCCAACCCCGAGGAGGCATGA